One window of Cryptobacterium curtum DSM 15641 genomic DNA carries:
- a CDS encoding phosphatidate cytidylyltransferase, with translation MAQTDKKSTFAKKRARAKQVAYDKTPDRFKNASSLQVRFRTGVIYVALSIFCVLAGEITTVLYLTVMAAICAGEFCYMMRVDAKLPNETIGVIGAAAYPLAAWRFGMPGVALVTVALMLALCIWYVYWMRARISDVAVSFFGAAYTGMLLSSLILLRESIAEPWGGVLLLLLFCSIWFNDAGAYLVGSCLGKHRLAPHTSPKKSWEGFFAGLVISSLVWLGMIAVPGVTIDVPQALLFGALTACAGVVGDLVESRIKRNVGVKDSGTIMPGHGGLLDRCDSLFFAAVAAVILLLAGGCIPYVI, from the coding sequence ATGGCCCAGACAGACAAAAAGAGTACGTTTGCAAAAAAGCGCGCGCGTGCCAAGCAGGTTGCCTACGATAAAACCCCTGATCGCTTTAAGAATGCTAGTAGCTTACAGGTGCGTTTTCGCACCGGGGTTATCTATGTCGCTCTTTCGATATTTTGCGTACTGGCTGGCGAAATTACGACGGTGCTCTATCTCACAGTGATGGCTGCTATCTGCGCTGGTGAATTCTGCTATATGATGCGTGTCGACGCGAAGTTGCCGAACGAAACAATTGGCGTCATCGGTGCGGCTGCATATCCGCTGGCGGCGTGGCGTTTCGGTATGCCTGGTGTGGCGCTGGTCACCGTTGCTCTGATGCTTGCACTTTGCATCTGGTATGTCTACTGGATGCGCGCTCGAATATCCGATGTTGCGGTGAGTTTCTTTGGGGCGGCTTATACGGGCATGTTGCTTTCAAGCCTTATCTTGCTGCGCGAATCTATCGCCGAACCATGGGGCGGGGTCCTTCTATTGCTACTTTTCTGTAGCATATGGTTCAACGATGCCGGTGCCTATCTTGTCGGCAGCTGCCTTGGCAAACACCGCCTTGCACCGCATACGTCTCCCAAGAAAAGCTGGGAGGGTTTCTTTGCGGGCTTGGTGATTTCTTCACTGGTGTGGTTAGGCATGATCGCTGTTCCGGGTGTCACGATAGATGTGCCGCAGGCATTGTTGTTCGGTGCGCTGACTGCCTGCGCGGGTGTTGTGGGCGATCTGGTGGAAAGTCGTATCAAGCGCAATGTGGGCGTGAAGGATTCAGGCACGATTATGCCTGGTCATGGGGGTCTTCTCGACCGTTGCGATTCGCTCTTTTTTGCTGCAGTTGCTGCAGTGATTCTCTTGCTCGCAGGAGGGTGCATTCCGTATGTCATCTAA
- the uppS gene encoding polyprenyl diphosphate synthase, whose amino-acid sequence MFHKPIDEIFPTVPAGLDASLLNEERVPAHVAVIMDGNGRWAKARGKNRLSGHKAGIEAVRELIRCASDVGVRYLTIYSFSSENWRRPQDEVTGLMDLFARTMLAEARGLHKEHVRVMTIGRTEALPPKTRAAFEEAWELTRDNTGMTLVVAVNYGARTEIVDAYNALMVERFSATPGKSHTDLSGITEETAGLTVDGFDASLTEAIEHAKLPRITEEDISRHLYTADMPDPDLLIRTSGEMRVSNFLLWQIAYAEFYVTDTLWPDFDRYEFLRALLSYQVRERRWGGV is encoded by the coding sequence ATGTTCCATAAGCCGATAGACGAGATATTTCCCACTGTGCCCGCTGGCCTGGATGCAAGCTTGCTTAATGAAGAGCGGGTGCCCGCACATGTAGCGGTGATTATGGATGGCAACGGGCGCTGGGCAAAAGCGCGGGGAAAGAATCGCCTTTCTGGGCATAAAGCTGGCATCGAAGCAGTTCGAGAGCTTATTAGGTGTGCTTCGGATGTTGGCGTACGTTACCTGACTATCTATTCTTTTTCAAGTGAAAACTGGCGCCGGCCTCAAGATGAGGTTACGGGGTTAATGGATTTATTTGCGCGTACGATGCTTGCTGAAGCGCGTGGCTTGCATAAAGAACATGTTCGCGTAATGACAATCGGTCGCACTGAAGCGCTGCCTCCGAAAACGCGCGCTGCTTTTGAAGAAGCGTGGGAACTGACGCGAGATAATACAGGCATGACACTGGTTGTGGCTGTGAACTATGGGGCACGCACTGAAATCGTGGATGCCTACAACGCGCTTATGGTCGAGAGATTTAGCGCAACTCCTGGTAAATCTCATACCGATTTATCTGGTATAACAGAAGAAACAGCTGGGTTAACGGTCGACGGGTTTGATGCTTCTTTAACCGAAGCAATTGAGCACGCTAAACTACCTCGTATAACAGAAGAAGATATTTCTCGGCATCTATATACGGCTGACATGCCTGACCCTGATTTGCTCATTCGTACCAGTGGTGAAATGCGGGTTAGTAACTTTTTGTTGTGGCAGATAGCCTATGCTGAGTTTTACGTGACCGATACACTCTGGCCTGATTTCGACCGATATGAATTTTTACGTGCACTGCTTTCCTATCAAGTGCGCGAACGCCGCTGGGGAGGCGTGTAA
- the frr gene encoding ribosome recycling factor produces the protein MAVEDIMLEAEERMEKAVDSLGEAFSNVRTGRANAMVLDRIRVDYYGVPTPINQMAAIKTPDAHMLVIEPWDKGTLGAIEHALNNSNLGLTPTNDGNLIRLSFPTLTEERRRELVKQCKAYAEEARIAVRNARRDANSAVEKAVKNDGLPEDEQRRSEADIQKLTDSYIAKVEESFKKKEAEVMEI, from the coding sequence ATGGCAGTAGAAGATATTATGCTTGAAGCCGAAGAGCGTATGGAAAAGGCGGTTGATTCGCTGGGCGAGGCATTTTCCAATGTGCGCACCGGCCGCGCTAATGCAATGGTGCTCGATCGCATCCGGGTGGATTACTACGGGGTTCCCACTCCTATCAATCAGATGGCCGCTATTAAAACGCCCGATGCGCATATGCTTGTTATAGAGCCCTGGGACAAGGGGACGCTCGGTGCTATCGAGCATGCGCTTAATAACAGCAATCTGGGTCTTACTCCCACGAACGACGGTAACCTTATCCGCCTGTCGTTCCCGACGCTCACCGAAGAACGCCGCCGTGAACTCGTAAAACAGTGCAAGGCTTATGCGGAAGAAGCGCGTATTGCCGTGCGCAATGCCCGTCGCGATGCAAATTCTGCTGTTGAAAAAGCGGTGAAGAACGATGGACTGCCCGAAGACGAGCAGCGCCGTTCTGAAGCTGATATCCAAAAACTCACCGATTCTTATATTGCTAAAGTGGAAGAGAGCTTCAAAAAGAAGGAAGCCGAGGTCATGGAGATCTAA
- the pyrH gene encoding UMP kinase, which yields MAMADYKYKRVLLKLSGEALMGDAGYGIDPKVVEDLACQIKQVVDDGIEVAVTVGGGNIFRGMAGSAEGMDRSQADYIGMLATCMNALALQDGFERADIPCRVMSAIEMRQVAEPYIRRRAIRHLEKGRVVIFAAGTGNPYFTTDTTAALRALEIDAECLMKATKVDGVYDSDPKVNPAAVRFEHITYLDVISKELQVMDTTATSLCMDNGMPMLVFDITAPGNIARVLKGENVGTTISS from the coding sequence ATGGCAATGGCAGACTACAAGTACAAGCGCGTCCTGCTAAAACTCTCGGGAGAAGCACTCATGGGTGACGCAGGTTATGGTATTGATCCAAAGGTTGTTGAGGATCTTGCCTGTCAGATTAAGCAGGTTGTCGACGATGGCATTGAAGTTGCTGTAACAGTTGGCGGCGGCAACATCTTTCGTGGCATGGCAGGTTCAGCCGAGGGTATGGATCGATCTCAGGCAGACTACATTGGCATGCTGGCTACCTGCATGAATGCTCTTGCGCTGCAGGATGGTTTCGAGCGCGCTGATATCCCGTGTCGTGTTATGAGTGCGATAGAAATGCGCCAGGTTGCTGAGCCCTATATTCGTCGTCGCGCTATTCGCCACCTTGAAAAGGGTCGTGTTGTTATCTTTGCAGCTGGAACGGGCAACCCCTATTTCACCACCGACACTACCGCTGCCCTGCGCGCTTTGGAAATCGATGCTGAATGCTTGATGAAGGCCACCAAGGTGGATGGCGTGTATGACAGCGACCCCAAGGTTAACCCTGCTGCTGTTCGCTTTGAGCACATTACCTACTTGGATGTTATCTCAAAGGAACTGCAGGTTATGGACACAACAGCCACTTCGCTGTGCATGGATAACGGCATGCCCATGCTGGTATTCGACATTACGGCACCCGGAAATATCGCACGGGTTCTTAAAGGGGAAAACGTCGGTACCACGATTAGTTCATAA
- a CDS encoding S1C family serine protease codes for MTENGIPPVGPTGSSYTGYTGQPGAPIPPQSTQPMTSATQTAQTMQAAQSATTAQPTQATQATSYATVPPQFTSVPPQPPTVPPAGTTTAIPAAHVPQTGVSGKRVFGIAFIGALAACAVAAACFLGYQSITGHSASQVVLGSSSDSTITASDDETDRAEKVADKTLPSVTAINVYTDQSGWGSMLGRSTDQSSLVKTSLGSGVIISSDGYILTNNHVVESADALKVTANGQEYDAKVVGTDPTTDLAVIKIDATGLTPIEIGKSSDLKAGQWVMTVGSPFGLEQSVATGIISATSRTVAVSSSSDEGSGNGYNNSYSSAAAPTIYTNMIQTDAAINPGNSGGALVDANGKLIGINAVIESYSGNYSGVGFAIPVDYAMDIAQQIISGKTPTHAMIGVTPISITSQLNQRYHLGTDSGAYVSSIVEGSGAAQAGLEEGDIITKVDDTAVTDATGLIAAVRSKNVGDTVTVTYLRDGQQMTAQVTLGSDDNANSLLRKNSSSRGGLFGMSYDNQGSGNNQGSTATGSTGSSQSSPQRAAA; via the coding sequence ATGACCGAGAATGGAATTCCTCCCGTAGGACCGACGGGCTCTTCATATACGGGATATACCGGACAGCCGGGTGCGCCGATTCCACCGCAGTCGACTCAACCGATGACTTCAGCGACACAAACGGCACAAACAATGCAGGCAGCACAATCGGCTACAACAGCGCAGCCAACCCAGGCGACACAGGCAACTTCGTATGCAACCGTGCCGCCTCAATTTACCTCCGTTCCTCCGCAACCTCCAACCGTTCCACCAGCGGGCACAACAACTGCTATACCAGCAGCTCATGTGCCCCAGACCGGTGTTTCAGGTAAGCGTGTCTTTGGTATTGCGTTTATCGGTGCACTTGCTGCGTGTGCGGTTGCTGCCGCGTGTTTTCTTGGCTATCAGTCGATTACGGGGCATTCGGCTTCCCAGGTGGTACTGGGGTCTTCCAGTGACAGCACCATTACCGCAAGCGACGACGAGACTGATCGTGCTGAAAAGGTAGCTGACAAGACGCTTCCATCGGTTACAGCTATTAATGTGTACACCGACCAATCGGGGTGGGGCAGCATGTTGGGTCGTTCAACCGATCAGTCGAGTTTGGTTAAGACAAGCCTGGGCAGCGGCGTGATTATTTCTTCCGATGGCTACATTCTGACAAATAACCATGTGGTTGAATCAGCTGATGCATTAAAGGTAACGGCCAATGGGCAAGAATATGATGCCAAGGTTGTGGGTACTGACCCAACTACTGACCTGGCAGTCATTAAGATTGATGCAACGGGTTTGACCCCCATCGAGATCGGCAAATCGTCCGATTTGAAGGCTGGTCAGTGGGTCATGACCGTTGGCAGCCCCTTTGGTCTTGAACAGTCAGTGGCGACGGGTATTATTTCGGCAACAAGTCGTACCGTGGCCGTGTCGTCAAGTAGCGATGAAGGGTCGGGTAATGGCTATAACAATAGCTACTCTTCGGCTGCTGCACCTACGATTTACACGAACATGATTCAGACCGATGCAGCTATCAACCCGGGCAATTCCGGTGGTGCGCTTGTTGATGCAAATGGTAAGCTCATTGGCATCAATGCGGTTATCGAATCGTATTCAGGTAACTATTCAGGTGTTGGATTTGCCATCCCTGTTGACTACGCCATGGATATCGCGCAGCAGATTATTTCTGGTAAAACGCCAACGCATGCCATGATTGGGGTAACGCCGATTTCAATTACGAGCCAGCTCAATCAGCGCTACCACTTGGGTACTGATTCAGGTGCGTATGTATCGAGCATTGTTGAAGGTAGTGGCGCTGCGCAGGCTGGCCTTGAAGAGGGCGATATCATCACGAAGGTTGATGATACGGCGGTAACAGACGCAACAGGATTGATCGCGGCTGTGCGTTCGAAGAATGTCGGCGACACAGTAACGGTTACCTATCTGCGCGATGGTCAGCAGATGACCGCTCAAGTGACCCTTGGATCAGACGACAATGCCAATTCGCTGTTGCGCAAGAATAGTAGCAGCCGGGGCGGCTTATTTGGTATGAGCTATGACAACCAGGGAAGCGGCAACAACCAAGGCTCAACGGCAACTGGTTCAACAGGATCGAGTCAGTCTTCTCCTCAAAGGGCAGCTGCTTAG
- a CDS encoding MOSC domain-containing protein, with product MSGVITNESVLATGLESTVRSASAIGSKSTTRSTFADGSVSTSKSGPAIGSESPKENAPTTTNDALLAPIEPAPQMESVAMPDPQVGDCGTVTSVNVSKRKGTRKSPVEAGVIMLDSDYGVHGDAHAGNWHRQVSFLAEESIDVAKDHGLDISEGDFGENITVSGINMKGMPLGTRLSVGTAEIEISQIGKICHRRCAIFYLAGDCIFPREGVFGWVVKPGAVRVGDTVQVLSLGSGQVHHLVSDTPLPEVKQPVCQT from the coding sequence ATGTCTGGTGTTATTACCAATGAGTCCGTACTTGCTACGGGTCTTGAATCTACTGTCAGATCCGCATCTGCTATTGGGTCTAAATCCACTACTCGGTCTACATTTGCTGATGGGTCTGTATCTACGAGTAAGTCGGGTCCTGCTATAGGGTCCGAATCGCCCAAGGAAAACGCTCCCACAACCACTAATGATGCACTACTTGCGCCGATTGAGCCTGCTCCACAGATGGAAAGCGTGGCTATGCCCGATCCACAGGTAGGGGATTGTGGCACGGTGACATCAGTCAATGTGTCTAAACGGAAGGGAACGCGCAAGTCGCCTGTTGAAGCAGGTGTGATTATGCTTGATTCCGATTATGGTGTACATGGTGATGCTCATGCCGGTAATTGGCATCGACAGGTATCGTTTTTAGCGGAAGAATCGATTGATGTCGCGAAGGATCACGGGCTCGATATATCCGAAGGTGACTTTGGCGAAAACATTACTGTCTCAGGTATCAATATGAAGGGTATGCCTTTAGGTACCCGTCTTTCTGTTGGTACTGCTGAAATAGAAATATCCCAGATTGGTAAGATTTGCCATCGTCGGTGCGCCATCTTTTACCTGGCGGGCGATTGCATTTTCCCGCGTGAAGGGGTATTCGGATGGGTCGTAAAGCCTGGTGCCGTTCGGGTGGGCGATACCGTGCAGGTGCTTTCCTTAGGAAGCGGGCAGGTGCATCATCTGGTGTCGGATACACCACTGCCTGAAGTCAAACAGCCAGTTTGTCAGACATAG
- a CDS encoding arsenate reductase family protein: MLFIEYPQCSTCQKAKKWLDAQGIDYTDRNIKQDRPTIAELTDWHERSGIDLKRLFNTSGMVYRARGLKDKLPTMTDEEKIAELASDGMLVKRPLVIDGDTVLAGFREAEWAQAFGVTKA; the protein is encoded by the coding sequence ATGTTGTTCATCGAATATCCGCAATGCTCCACCTGTCAGAAAGCCAAAAAGTGGCTCGATGCACAGGGGATCGACTACACCGACCGCAACATTAAGCAAGATCGGCCAACCATAGCCGAGCTGACAGACTGGCACGAGCGCAGTGGTATCGACTTAAAACGGCTGTTTAATACCAGTGGCATGGTCTATCGCGCACGCGGGCTGAAAGACAAACTGCCCACTATGACTGACGAAGAGAAGATCGCCGAGCTCGCCTCTGATGGCATGCTGGTAAAACGCCCTTTGGTTATAGATGGCGACACGGTACTCGCTGGGTTCCGCGAGGCGGAATGGGCACAGGCTTTCGGCGTTACAAAAGCATGA
- a CDS encoding flavodoxin, producing the protein MSKVAVVFWSGTGNTEAMADLVAQGVKEAGGDASLIQISDFDESQIDDFDAFAFGCPAMGDEELEDTEFLPVYDIVEPLLGDKKVVLFGSYDWNDGEWMELWEQRAQDAGVNVVDSLIAKDYPDDEASAECVRVGKLLVG; encoded by the coding sequence ATGAGTAAAGTAGCAGTCGTGTTCTGGAGCGGTACCGGCAACACCGAAGCAATGGCCGACCTGGTTGCTCAGGGCGTAAAGGAAGCCGGTGGCGACGCAAGCCTCATCCAGATCTCGGACTTCGACGAAAGTCAAATCGACGACTTTGATGCCTTCGCGTTCGGCTGCCCCGCTATGGGCGACGAAGAACTCGAAGATACCGAGTTTCTGCCCGTCTACGATATCGTAGAACCCCTGCTCGGTGATAAGAAAGTCGTGCTATTTGGATCCTACGACTGGAACGATGGCGAATGGATGGAACTGTGGGAACAGCGTGCGCAGGATGCAGGTGTCAACGTAGTTGATTCACTCATCGCCAAAGATTACCCCGACGACGAAGCTTCTGCCGAGTGTGTTCGTGTTGGCAAGCTGCTTGTCGGATAG
- the ettA gene encoding energy-dependent translational throttle protein EttA, with the protein MAEFIYQMHKARKAHGDKVILDDVTMAFYPGAKIGVVGPNGMGKSTLLKIMAGIEDVSNGSAQLSSGYTVGLLEQEPPLDETKTVKENIEEAFGEIIAKVNRFNEIGAEMANPDADFDALMEEMGSLQTAIDAANGWDLDSQLSQAMDALQCPDPDETVDHLSGGERRRVALCRLLLEAPDLLLLDEPTNHLDAESVLWLEQFLKDYPGAVLAVTHDRYFLDDVAEWICEVDRGTLYPYKGNYSTYLETKAARLEAQGKQDEKRAKKMRSELEWVRSSPKARQAKNKARLERYEQMAAEAGRAQVDFTEINIPVGPRLGSKVIVADHLHKAFGDRVLIDDLSFDLPRNGIVGVIGPNGVGKSTLFKMIMGIEDISGGSLEIGETVKISYVDQNRAGIDPNRTLWEVVSDGLDYLMVGQTEIPSRAYVASFGFKGSDQQKPSNVLSGGERNRLNLALTLKQGGNLLLLDEPTNDLDTETLESLEEALLAFPGCAVVTSHDRWFLDRVATHILAWEGTDDNPGAWTWFEGNFADYQKNREQRLGPEASKPHRLHRKLTRN; encoded by the coding sequence GTGGCAGAATTTATCTACCAAATGCACAAGGCACGCAAGGCCCACGGGGATAAAGTCATCCTCGACGACGTAACAATGGCCTTCTATCCTGGCGCCAAAATTGGCGTTGTTGGCCCCAATGGTATGGGAAAGTCAACACTGCTTAAGATTATGGCGGGCATTGAAGATGTCAGCAATGGTTCAGCGCAGCTCTCAAGCGGCTATACGGTGGGTCTGCTCGAGCAGGAACCGCCACTCGATGAAACAAAAACCGTTAAGGAAAACATTGAGGAGGCTTTTGGCGAAATTATTGCCAAAGTGAATCGTTTTAATGAAATTGGCGCGGAAATGGCTAATCCTGATGCTGATTTCGATGCGCTCATGGAAGAAATGGGAAGCCTACAAACTGCCATCGACGCGGCCAATGGCTGGGATCTGGACAGTCAACTGTCTCAGGCAATGGACGCCCTGCAATGCCCCGACCCCGATGAAACGGTCGATCATCTTTCGGGCGGCGAGAGGCGTCGTGTAGCGTTGTGCCGCCTGCTGCTTGAAGCGCCTGACCTTCTTCTGCTTGACGAACCAACCAACCATCTCGACGCAGAAAGTGTCTTGTGGCTTGAGCAATTCCTGAAAGACTACCCCGGTGCAGTGCTCGCTGTAACCCACGATCGCTATTTTTTGGATGATGTGGCTGAGTGGATCTGCGAGGTCGACCGCGGCACGTTATATCCGTACAAAGGCAATTATTCAACCTATTTAGAAACAAAAGCCGCGCGTCTTGAGGCTCAAGGTAAGCAGGATGAAAAGCGTGCTAAAAAGATGCGATCGGAACTTGAGTGGGTACGTTCGAGCCCTAAAGCGCGACAAGCGAAGAACAAGGCACGTCTTGAGCGCTATGAACAAATGGCTGCCGAAGCAGGACGTGCGCAAGTCGACTTTACTGAAATTAATATTCCGGTTGGCCCCCGGCTTGGTAGTAAAGTTATTGTGGCTGATCATCTCCATAAAGCGTTTGGTGATCGCGTACTCATTGACGATCTTTCATTTGATCTGCCTCGCAACGGCATTGTCGGTGTTATTGGCCCGAATGGCGTTGGTAAATCAACTCTGTTCAAAATGATTATGGGTATCGAAGATATATCTGGTGGATCCCTTGAGATCGGTGAAACGGTAAAGATCAGCTATGTCGACCAAAACCGTGCGGGCATCGACCCCAACCGCACTCTTTGGGAAGTGGTATCTGACGGGCTTGACTACCTGATGGTAGGACAAACTGAAATCCCCAGTCGTGCCTACGTAGCAAGCTTCGGCTTTAAAGGAAGCGATCAGCAAAAACCAAGCAACGTGCTTTCCGGTGGTGAGCGTAATCGCCTCAACTTGGCACTCACGTTAAAGCAAGGGGGCAACCTCTTGTTGCTTGACGAGCCGACAAACGACCTCGACACCGAAACGCTTGAAAGCCTTGAGGAAGCACTGCTTGCCTTCCCCGGTTGCGCCGTTGTCACCAGCCACGATCGGTGGTTCCTCGACCGCGTTGCGACGCATATCCTCGCCTGGGAAGGAACGGACGATAATCCTGGTGCCTGGACGTGGTTTGAAGGAAACTTTGCCGACTACCAGAAAAACCGTGAGCAGCGCTTAGGGCCAGAAGCGTCCAAACCGCACCGTTTACATCGCAAGCTCACCCGCAACTAA
- a CDS encoding serine O-acetyltransferase, with product MNNDKMDAIVAGIAQNYTSPEICFNCEGRHFPSRRAIIEIIKDLRVVLFPRYFSDDGASTRRPEYFIGQALSHIEDNLREQVREALLFRESDMPADELAQHVDSIILRFMESLPEVQRILLTDVQAAFDGDPAAQSKEEIIFSYPGFFAIFVYRIAHCLYVQDVPLIPRIMSEYAHVHSGVDINAGATIDEYFFIDHATGVVIGETTTIGKHVKIYQGVTLGALSTRAGQGLRGVKRHPTICDDVTIYSGASVLGGETVIGEDTVIAGGAFVTESIPAHSRVTVKGVEVNVRPSKRAKASWEI from the coding sequence ATCAACAACGATAAAATGGACGCCATTGTGGCGGGTATTGCCCAAAACTACACCTCGCCTGAGATTTGCTTCAATTGCGAAGGGCGCCATTTTCCCAGCCGTCGTGCCATCATTGAGATCATCAAGGATCTGCGCGTCGTGCTGTTTCCTCGTTATTTCAGCGATGACGGTGCTTCAACGCGCCGCCCCGAATACTTTATCGGTCAGGCGTTATCGCACATTGAAGATAACCTACGCGAGCAAGTGCGCGAAGCACTGCTGTTCAGAGAATCAGATATGCCCGCCGACGAACTGGCACAGCATGTTGATAGTATCATTCTGCGTTTTATGGAAAGCTTACCCGAGGTGCAGCGCATCCTGCTAACCGATGTGCAGGCAGCTTTTGACGGTGATCCTGCAGCTCAGAGTAAAGAAGAAATCATCTTTAGTTATCCGGGCTTCTTCGCTATTTTTGTTTACCGTATTGCGCACTGCCTTTATGTACAGGATGTCCCACTGATTCCCCGCATCATGAGTGAGTATGCGCATGTTCATTCCGGGGTCGACATCAATGCGGGCGCGACGATCGATGAATACTTCTTTATCGACCATGCAACTGGCGTAGTTATTGGTGAAACCACCACTATTGGCAAGCATGTCAAGATCTATCAGGGTGTCACGCTCGGCGCGCTGTCGACACGGGCGGGGCAGGGCTTGCGCGGGGTTAAGCGTCATCCTACGATTTGCGACGACGTAACCATTTATTCGGGTGCGAGCGTGCTCGGCGGAGAAACGGTTATCGGTGAAGATACCGTCATTGCAGGCGGTGCGTTTGTAACCGAATCTATTCCGGCCCATTCCCGTGTGACGGTAAAGGGCGTGGAAGTGAACGTACGCCCCTCGAAACGCGCGAAAGCCAGCTGGGAAATTTAG
- a CDS encoding solute carrier family 23 protein — protein sequence MASMKRSYGGVQPCIPVGIFRIRLPFIHFKISPPEIVTGLMNACTSYGALAVLVTTLGLDPETAWALVVFETMMYTLNWLLGEPSICGWITPAMAIIIVHLESFDSGIARIQALSAVQLELAVLFIVLGFTGLSKRLNTLMPPAVKAGIVLGAGVNAVYARLQEGGAIDTVTVGCLAGLVVVFLFMFSKRLRKHIETNRFISILGNYGFLWAVIAMLIAGGVSGEFDYHFSGQLLKFPDFVALYYAVSPFSIGFPDMHTWFTGLPIALVAWVIAYGDFVTVQQLGLQAQRDDEYIEFDPNRTNVICGIRNLILGLFAPYPALAGPLSAPYCVATYQRYRQGGRAGMDSIYDGSGTNLIFTVVGLFIFPLYEAAAAAASAMLVVVLCIQGFVCAQICFDLARDKLDQGIAGMMAGFILARGGGVGLVAGSALYVLLCDRDKIRADFAENKRLQDEEDEAARVQMEALEKRRRAHHRNGATSSR from the coding sequence ATGGCGTCTATGAAACGCTCCTATGGTGGCGTGCAACCATGTATTCCCGTCGGCATTTTTCGTATTCGTCTGCCGTTTATTCATTTCAAGATATCGCCGCCAGAAATCGTAACGGGCCTCATGAATGCTTGTACCTCGTACGGGGCATTGGCGGTGCTCGTTACGACGTTAGGGCTCGACCCTGAAACAGCGTGGGCACTCGTGGTATTTGAAACCATGATGTACACGCTCAATTGGCTGCTTGGCGAGCCGTCGATTTGTGGGTGGATCACGCCTGCTATGGCAATTATCATCGTACATTTGGAATCGTTCGACTCGGGAATTGCCCGTATTCAGGCGCTTTCTGCCGTTCAGCTGGAATTAGCTGTTCTCTTTATTGTGCTGGGATTTACCGGACTCTCGAAGCGCTTAAATACCCTTATGCCGCCGGCGGTCAAGGCTGGCATCGTGCTTGGCGCTGGCGTTAACGCCGTATATGCACGCCTGCAGGAGGGTGGGGCGATCGATACAGTGACGGTGGGGTGTTTAGCGGGCCTTGTCGTTGTCTTTTTGTTTATGTTTTCAAAGCGCTTACGCAAGCATATCGAAACGAATCGGTTCATCAGTATTTTGGGTAACTACGGATTCCTTTGGGCTGTTATTGCCATGCTTATTGCGGGCGGTGTTTCAGGGGAATTTGACTACCATTTTTCAGGGCAGCTGCTGAAGTTCCCTGATTTTGTTGCTCTGTATTACGCTGTGTCGCCGTTTAGCATCGGATTTCCCGATATGCATACCTGGTTTACTGGGCTACCTATTGCGCTGGTGGCTTGGGTAATTGCCTATGGCGATTTCGTTACGGTACAGCAGCTTGGTCTGCAGGCACAGCGCGACGATGAATATATCGAGTTTGACCCCAACCGCACAAACGTCATTTGTGGTATCCGTAATCTTATACTTGGTCTATTTGCTCCGTATCCGGCGCTCGCCGGTCCGTTGTCTGCGCCGTATTGCGTTGCAACGTACCAGCGTTATCGCCAGGGTGGGCGTGCTGGAATGGATTCCATCTATGATGGATCGGGCACTAACCTTATTTTTACCGTGGTTGGTCTGTTTATCTTTCCGCTGTATGAAGCAGCGGCTGCAGCGGCATCTGCCATGCTGGTTGTGGTGTTGTGTATTCAAGGGTTTGTCTGCGCTCAGATCTGTTTCGATTTGGCGCGCGACAAACTCGACCAGGGTATTGCCGGCATGATGGCAGGATTCATCCTGGCTCGGGGCGGAGGCGTTGGGTTGGTAGCCGGCTCGGCGTTATATGTGTTGCTGTGTGACCGCGATAAGATTCGTGCTGACTTCGCCGAAAATAAGCGGCTGCAGGATGAAGAAGATGAGGCGGCGCGTGTGCAGATGGAAGCACTTGAAAAACGGCGTCGTGCCCATCATCGCAACGGAGCTACGTCGTCGCGCTAG